The Loxodonta africana isolate mLoxAfr1 chromosome 18, mLoxAfr1.hap2, whole genome shotgun sequence genome includes the window CGCTCCAAAAGGGGTGACCCTAGCATCCCTGTCCAGTTCTCCCCACCAGTCTGGGTGCTGTCAGTGCTTCAGCTCAGGGCCCAGTGGCCAGCGGAGGAGGGGCGAGCTCTGTTCAAGGACAGCTCCAGGCCCCTGAGTTGTCCTCTGAGGGAGCTGGGGCAGGGGCTGCCCCAGGGGTTCCCACTGGCTTCCTCTGGGGTGCCTTGAGCACTTCGACTCCAGGCCAGAGGGAGGAAGCTTGGCGAGTTTGCTGGAGGCTGAGACCCAGCCCCGGCTCCTCGCTGCCCAGCTGTGTGGCCTCTTGGGGCCTCAGTTGCTTCCtgcagggtgaggggtgggaCCAGACAAGCTTCAGGGTCTCTTTAGCCACCAGATGGGACGGGTACTCCAGTGGGAGGCAGTGGGTGGATGCACACGCAGTCACAGCGGTAGACTCTCAGACGGCCCTCAGCAGGGCTCTGCCGGCACAGAATCTCGCACAGATTCTATGGGGCTCAGGATTGCCCGGGGTTGGGCTTTGTCTGCTCATGCAGCTACCGCCTGCTAACAGGCCACCTGGATGTCGTGCCCTCTCAAGTGTCATGCCTGCCAGGAGTTATGCCCATGGTGTACCATGCCCACCAGGTACCATGCCAACCCAGGTGACATGCCTGCCAGAGTATCATGCCCACCTGGCTGTCATGTCATCCCAGATGTCATACCCTCCCAGGCATCACTGACCAAGTACTTTGATCAGGGCCCTAGGTCTCCCTCACCCCACACACTGTTCCCCCATCCCCCACCTCATCCCCTCCATCCCCGCCCTCCTCAGCTGATGATGGGGGCTTTGAGAGCGGCGTGTACAACAACAGTGCCATCGCCACCCCGCACCTGGATGCCTTGGCTCGCCGAAGCCTGATCTTCCGCAACGCCTTCACCTCCGTCAGCAGCTGCTCTCCCAGCCGGGCCAGCCTCCTCACTGGCCTGCCCCAggtgggggcaggaggaggagaaggggaggccCCCAAGGCAGGGGAATGGGGAGGCAGAACCAGGGCCCAGGCTTTTGTGTGGCTTGCCCCTCCCTGGTCTGCCCAGGGGTGCCACCCACCTCCTTACCGCAGCCCACACCCAGCAGTATCTTGGCACAGTGTGGTCCACAAAGCCTCAGGGTGGAAGCTTACCCACCGGTGCGGTCAGAATGCAGGCTGGGGAGTCCGAATATCTGCATATCTGAGTatctgtgtgaccctgagcaaataacttccctccctgagcctcagtttcttcacctgtaaagtgGGTATCATTATAACAACTCCCTCACAAGAATGTCACTGGGAATTGGGTGAGTTAATGCTGTATGTCTGCAGTGCCAGGCCCACACTCACTAAGTGTTAACTCAcaaatggtttgggtttttaacaCGCACAAGTCCTTCTTTTACTGGTTTTAGGAAACTAGTCAATAAAAGGGGCCTGGTGCCGTCTTTTTGACTCTTCAATGTGTGATCAGAATAGAAAAGTTGGCAAGTACAGATGagcaagaagaagaaagtaaaagcCCCCTGTAATTGTGGTGGACACCCTTCTGGTCTGGTCTCTTTCCTGCTGGTGGTTTACTTTAATGGGAAGGACCTGTGGGCCTGTTGGGCAAGGAGTTGGGAGGCAGAGAAAATCTCTGGGTATGGGTTACCTGACATCTAATCAGGGACCCAGGGAGGGCGCCTTCACCGCTGAGGCACGgggagggcagggctgggtgggcagGGCCTCACGAAGCCAGCCTGTGCCACAGCACCAGCAGGGGACATATGGCCTGCACCAGGACGTCCATCACTTCAACTCCTTTGACAAGGTGCGGAGCCTGCCGCTGCTGCTCAGCCAGGCCGGCGTTCGCACAGGTGAGGCGCTCCGGGACCTGAGGACGGGGCACAGGATGGGTGGCTCCTTCCCACCCCCGCTGAGGCCAAGCCAGGCTTGGGCAGTGCGCTTCTGTCCTGACGTCACCTGCCCTGAGTACCTGGCTGGGCTGTGGGTCCATGAGAACCAAGCACCTGGATGCCCTAGGGTGGCTTGAGCCAGGCCTAGggtctgggggtgggggaggggagtgggaGCCTAAGGGCACCCTGGACAGCCTCTCCGCCCACCCCGGCCTGCCCCAGGCATCATTGGGAAGAAGCACGTGGGGCCCGAGGTGGTGTACCCGTTTGACTTCGCCTACACGGAGGAGAACGGCTCTGTCCTCCAGGTCGGGCGGAACATCACCAGGATAAAGCTGCTGGTCCAGAGATTCCTGAAGTCACAGGACGACAGGTGGGTCAGGCCCTGCCCCCTCACTCACACGTGCAGACCTGGCGCCAGGGAACCCCTGGCTCACAGCCACGATCTTTAGCGGGGACTCTTGGAGTCCCCAGACAGCTGAAATAGAAGATTCCAGGTGCTCGAACTAATCCGGTCAGAGGAAGAGAGGACATGGCGGTAAGTGAGGGTCACAGGGCCTTAGGAGGGGGCAGAGCAGAGAGGCGGGCTCCTCTCTAAGGGTGGCGATCCCCAGAGTAGAAAGTCGAAGCATTCGTCGGCCCGGTGGTTGACCACCTGGCCTGGACCCCCACCTCAGCCCCTTTCCTCTACCTGCAGGCCCCTCCCCCCCTGCAGGCCCCCCTCCTCCTACAGACCCCTGCCCTCCTCCTACAGACACCTCTCCTCCTACAGGCTCCTCCTGTCCTATAGGCCCCTCCTCTTCTCCTACAGACCCCTCCCCTCCTCCTACAggcccctctcctcctcccacaGGCCCCTCCCCTCCACCTATAGGCCCCTCTACTCCACCTATAGGCCCTTCTTCCTCTACGTTGCATTCCATGACCCTCACCGCTGCGGACACTCCCAGCCCCAGTATGGAGCCTTCTGTGAGAAGTTTGGCAATGGGGAGAGTGGCATGGGGCGCATTCCAGACTGGACCCCCCAGACCTATGACCCGCAGGACGTGCAGGTAGGTGGGGCCCCATGCCATGTTCCCACAGCCCCCTCTGCCCCTGCAATCCTAGGGACCCCTGCCCCCTCACCCCCACATGCAGCCCTCGGCCTGGCCTCTTCCCTGAGCAATCCCAGGACCAGTGGTGTCACTAGCGGGGAGCAGACTGTGCGGACTGCATTGGTGCCCCGTCAGAgcaggtgacaccaaaatgaatgTATAAAAGTTTTGAGCAGTGATTTAGCAGGAAtttaattttcttattaaaatatccctgtagttacttaaaacaacaaaaacattttttataagCCTAGATTACGTGTATCAACATACCCACAAGGCTAAGAATCTATGCTAGTTTACTTTTAGGCCTTCTAAGGCGCTtgggtcagaaaccctggtggcgtagtggttaagtgctacggctgctaaccaaaaggctggcagtttgagtctaccaggcgctccttggaaactctatggggcagttctactctgtactgtagggtcactgtgagtcggaatcgacttgacagcaatgggtatgggtaaGACGCttgggtcagagctgtcattacccaattacaatgatgctttgaaTCACGCCGTTCCCTAAGCACACACTACAAGCACGCGCTGTGGTCTTCCTTGCTGCCGGTGTTTTTAAAGTCTCATTTTAGCTACAATATCGCGGTAATTCATATTTGTGAACCTCTGCCAATAAATGTTTtgagaatgaacaaataattcaagGAAAAGAAGGAGCAGTATATGGGAATTATGATTTAGGAATAACACCGTACAAAGCACATTACTAAAGATTATAGTCTGGtacgggaggaggtccatggcgAGGGTGACACAGCCCTAGTGACGTCACTGCTGGGACCCCTTCCCCCTCTGCGCTTGCAGCCCCCGCCTCAGCCTGACGTGACTTCAGCATGCGGGAAGAGCCCCTCTGAATGAGTGGATCCAGGTCCTGTCCAAGGGGCGTGAAGACTGAAATGATGGTGTTCTGGGCTAATCTGTTCCTGGGGAGGAAGTGGAAAGAAGGCTGGCACCTTGTCATCTCCCCCGCTTCCAGGCTGGGCACCCAGTCACATCTCTTCTCACCTTGACCTCCCACCCACCTGCCTCTCCAGGTACCCTACTTCATCCCAGACACCCCAGCCGCCCGAGCCGACCTGGCTGCGCAGTACACCACCATCGGCCGCATGGACCAAGGTGGGCGCCTGGAAGCCGGGTGGTAGGAGTGATGGATGTATCTTTTGGGGGTGGGGCACTATTCATCCCACTGTGGGGGGTTGTACCTATATTATATCCATGTGAGTGCCCTTAATTGCTGGGGACCTGGGAAGGGGGTGGGTGTCAAAAGAACCCTATCTTCCAGCCTGAGTCTCACACTGTTAGCTCTGTGGAATAGTCATGAGACCCCAGAAAGCACAGAAACCAGCATAGAGTGGTAACAGCTGTGTGGAGACCACACAGAAGCACCAGGATCCCTGGAGGGGAGGAGTCAGGCGGAGGCCCATGCAAGGCCTGCTCGGGGTGGGAGTGGGGCTGCGTGTTGGGTGAGGGAACCAGACTGGTGGGAAGGACAGTGGGGAGGACAATGGGATGAGAAGGATGGCAAGGTGTGAAGGATGACAGGGAGGATGGTGGGGTGGGGAACATGGTAGGGAGtatggtggggtggggaggacggCGAGGTGGGGACGACAGCAGGGTGGAGAGGACGGCAGGGTGTCTTCAGGAGATGAGTGCGCAGGGTTCTGAGACAGGATGAAGAAGGCATGAGTGAGCAGCTTTCCGGCGCCCCCTCCATGTCCGTGCTGAGCCCTGCTCCCCCACCTGCCTGCAGGGATAGGCCTGGTGCTCCAGGAGCTGCGGGAAGCTGGTGTCCTGAATGATACTCTGGTGATCTTCACATCTGACAACGGGATCCCCTTCCCCAGTGGCAGGACCAACCTGTACTGGCCGGGCACTGCAGAGCCCTTGCTGGTGTCGTCCCCTGAGCACCCGCGCCGCTGGGGCCAGGTCAGCGAGGCCTATGTGAGCCTCCTAGGTATGGCTCTATCTGTCTTGATAGGGGAGGGGATGGAGCCAACATTTAACAGACCTTGCACGTGCCAGACAGTGGACGGTGTTCTACACACAGTATCTTGTGTGTGTGGTTCTCACACTGCCTGAGCGAGGAATGGATGGGCTCCCTCATTTCACAGGTGAAAAAAGTCTCAGAGAGGTATGTAAGTTGTCCAGGATCTTGTAGCTTGTACATGCAGAACTAGGGTAGCCTGGGTCGCAGACCTTGTACACTCAGAGTTAGGGTCTAGCCAGGTCTCACAGCTTGTACACGCAGAGCTAGGGTCTAGCCTGGGACTCGCTGCCTTTTCCACTCCACCAGTGGTGCTCAAACGCTGGCCCACATCCAAGTCACCATGAAGGCATATTGAATCCAGACTGCAAGCCCCACTTCAGAGGCGCTGACTGAGCAGATCGGGGAgggctgagaatctgcatttctcacACGCCCTCTGGTGAGGCTGCCGTTGGCCCAGAGACCCCACTCTGAGAACTCCTGCACTCATCATGCGACTTCCCAAGGACCATACACCTTGAAGAAGGCCTGGGGTGTCTCTTCCCACGTGACAGATGAGCAGACAAAACTCAGGGTGTAGGAGGACTTTGTGAGTGGCTCAGGACAAACCCCTGGGTGGGGCACCTGTGTCCCCTGTGGGCCAGGGCCCAGTCTCCCTTCGGCCACAAGGCACAAAGCCGGGGAGCTATGTCCACAGCACAGAACAAGACTAGGTGAGCCCCCCACTTCAGGGAGACTTCTTCAGTGGGCTGTAGGATTTGGAAGGACCCTGAGGTGACGAGTCCTCTCATTATGATTAAAGGTATCATGGTGTATGggtttccttgttgttgttaggtgccaacaagacagttctgactcatagcgaccctatgcacaacagaacgaaacactgcccggtcctgcgccgtccttacaatcgctgttatgcttgagcttattgttggagccactgtgtcaatccatctcgttgacggtcttcctcttttctgctgaccctgtactctgccaagcatgatgtccttctccagggactgatccctcctgacaacatgtccaaagtatgtaagacgcagtttcgccatccttgcccctaacaagcattctggctgtacttcttctaagacagatgtgttcgttcttttggcagtccgtggtatattcaatattcttcaccaacaccacaactcaaaggcgtcaattcttcttcggtcttccttattcatagtccagctttcacatgcgtatgatgcaattgaaaacaccatggcttgggtcaggcacaccttcgtcttcaaggtgacatctttactcttcaacactttgaagaggtcctttgcagcagatttacccaatgcaatgcgtcttttgatttcttgactggtgcttccatggctgttggttgtggatccaagtaaaatgaaatccttgaaaacttcaaccttttctctgtttatcatgatgttgctcactggtctagttgtgaggatttttgttttctttatgttgagttgcaatccatactgaaggctgtggtctttgatcttcattagtcagtgcttcaagtcctcttcactttcagcaaggaaggttgtgtcatctgcataactcaggttgttaacgaatttcctccaatcctgatgccccgttcttcttcatatagtccagcttctaatattatttgctcagcatacagattgaatagctatggtgaaagaatacaaccctgatgcacacctttcctggctttaaaccactcattatccccttgttctgtctgaacaactgtctcttgatctatgtaaaggttcctcatgagcacaattaagtgttctggaattcccattcttcgcagtgttatccatagtttgttatgatccacacagtcgaatgcctttgtatagtcaataaaatacaggtaaacatccttccagtattctctgctttcaggcaggatccgtctgacatcagcaatgatatccctggttccacgtcctcttctgaaactggcctgaatttctggcagttccctgtcgatatactgctgcagctgtttttgaatgatcttcagcaaaattttgcttgtgtgtgatagtaatgatattgttctataatttccacattcagttggatcacctttcttgggaataggcataaatatgggtctcttccggtcagttggccaggaagctgtcttccatattttttggcatagatgagtgagcacctccagcactgcatctgtttgttgaaacatctcagttgatactccatcaattcctggagccttgtttttcgccaatgccttcagagcagcttggacttcttccttcagtaccatcggttcctgatcatattccacctcttgaaatggttgaacatcgactaattctttttggtataatgactctgtgtattccttccatcttcttttgatgcttcctgcgtcgtttagttttttcctcatggaatccttcactattgcaactcgaggcttgaattttttcttcagttctttcagcttgagaaacgccgagcgtgttcttcccttttggttttccatctccagctctttgcacatgtcattataatactttactttgtctcctctagacgtcctttgaaatcttctgttcagttcttctacttcatcaattcttccctttgttttagctgctcgacgctcaagagcaagtttcagagtctcctctgacatccatcttggtcttttctttctttcctgtcttttcaatgacctcttgctttcttcatggatggagtccttgatatcattccatgactggtctggtcttcggtcactaatgttcattgcgtcaaatctattcttcagatggtctctacattcaggtgggacgtactcaaggtcatattttggctctcatggacttggcctgattttcttcagtttcagcttgaacttgcatatgagcaattgatggtctgttccagagttggccctggccttgttctgactgatgatattgagcttttccatcatctctttcccagatgtagtcaacttgctttctgtgtgttccatctggtgaggtccttgtgtatagtcaccgtttatgttggtgaaagaaggtacttgcaatgaagaagtcattggtcttgcagaattctatcgtttgatctctggcattgtttctattaccaaggccatattttccaactactgatccttcttcgtttccagctttcacattccaatcaccagtaattatcaatgcatcttgattgcatgttcaatcaatttcagactgcagcagctgataaaaatcttctatttcttcatctttggccctagtggttggtgcgtaaatttgaataatagttgtattaactggtcttccttgtaggtgtatggatgttatcctatcactgacagcatcgtacttcaggatacatcttgaaatgttcttcttgacgatgaatgcaacaccattcttcttcaagttgtcattcccagcatagtagaccataggattgtctgattcaaaatggccaataccagtccattttagctcactaatgcctaggatatcgatgtttatgcattacatttcctttttgacgatttctaattttcctaggacTTCAGCGACAAAGTACCACAGACTGGTggcttgtaagaacagaaatttattgtcccaTGGTTCTGGAAACCGAGAGTCAGCTGAGTTGATTCCTTCTGGGGCTCTGATCTGCTCCTGCCTCTCTCAGCTTCTagtggctccaggcattcctggCTGCAGCTGCAGCATCACATGGCGTCCTTCTTGTCTCCTGTTTCTTCTCTTTATGAGGACATCAGTCATTCTGGATTAGGGCCCACTCTGCTCTaggatggagccctgggggcgcagtggttca containing:
- the SGSH gene encoding N-sulphoglucosamine sulphohydrolase, whose product is MRGARPACCALLLLLGLCSAHGARARNVLLILADDGGFESGVYNNSAIATPHLDALARRSLIFRNAFTSVSSCSPSRASLLTGLPQHQQGTYGLHQDVHHFNSFDKVRSLPLLLSQAGVRTGIIGKKHVGPEVVYPFDFAYTEENGSVLQVGRNITRIKLLVQRFLKSQDDRPFFLYVAFHDPHRCGHSQPQYGAFCEKFGNGESGMGRIPDWTPQTYDPQDVQVPYFIPDTPAARADLAAQYTTIGRMDQGIGLVLQELREAGVLNDTLVIFTSDNGIPFPSGRTNLYWPGTAEPLLVSSPEHPRRWGQVSEAYVSLLDLTPTILDWFSIPYPSYAIFSSKTVQLTGRSLLPALESEPPWTTVFGSQSLHEVTMSYPMRSVRHQNFHLVHNLNFKMPFPIDQDFYVSPTFQDLLNRTRAGQPTGWYKDLHHYYYRERWELYDWSQDPHETQNLAADPHYAQLLEVLKTQLAKWQWETHDPWVCAPDGVLEEKLSPQCWPLHNEL